One Nicotiana tomentosiformis chromosome 4, ASM39032v3, whole genome shotgun sequence genomic window carries:
- the LOC104100150 gene encoding OVARIAN TUMOR DOMAIN-containing deubiquitinating enzyme 5-like — protein sequence MEDTPKEEDKLSDGAFENAPPKKQETREEMLSRHRKEISQLQDKEMAMKKAAAKGSKAEQKAKKKQVDEEVSKLSAQLKQRHAEELASLGYSGDNSNEKEKGNLDTLVKAIAGVSVGVQSDNSKPSKSVKRREKRAQQEAAREQRIQEEQSNIVSDRVVENEKLERKLEPLGLTINEIKPDGHCLYRAVESQLALHSGGSSPYTYLELRQMAAGYMRKNATNFLPFFLSENMTEGESDDSLVERFENYCVELETTAAWGGQLELGALTHILKKHIMIFSGSFPDVEMGKEYKSDSSTISSNLSIMLSYHKHAFGLGEHYNSVVRSLS from the exons ATGGAGGATACACCTAAAGAAGAAGACAAGTTGTCTGATGGGGCCTTTGAAAATGCACCTCCGAAGAAACAAGAAACCCGTGAGGAGATGCTTTCAAGGCATAG GAAAGAGATCTCCCAGCTACAGGATAAAGAAATGGCAATGAAAAAGGCAGCAGCTAAAGGCAGCAAGGCTGAACAGAAAGCTAAGAAGAAACAAGTCGATGAAGAGGTGTCCAAACTTTCTGCTCAGCTCAAACAAAGGCACGCGGAGGAACTTGCTTCTTTAGGCTATAGTGGTGATAAtagtaatgaaaaagaaaaaggaaatcttGACACGTTGGTGAAGGCTATTGCTGGAGTTTCTGTCGGCGTTCAATCTGACAACTCAAAACCGAGCAAGAGTGTTAAGAGGCGTGAGAAAAGAGCTCAACAGGAAGCAGCCAGAGAGCAAAGAATACAAGAAGAACAGAGTAACATTGTAAGCGATCGGGTTGTTGAGAATGAAAAGTTAGAAAGAAAACTTGAACCCCTTGGATTAACCATTAATGAAATAAAGCCCGACGGACACTGTCTCTACCGAGCTGTCGAGAGTCAGTTAGCGCTTCACTCTGGAGGTTCGTCACCTTATACATATCTTGAACTCCGACAGATGGCTGCAGGATACATGAGGAAAAATGCTACCAATTTTCTCCCGTTTTTCCTCTCTGAGAATATGACAGAAGGAGAATCGGACGATTCTCTTGTGGAAAGGTTTGAGAATTACTGTGTAGAATTGGAGACAACCGCAGCATGGGGCGGACAACTTGAACTCGGTGCTCTAACTCATATCTTAAAGAAACATATCATGATTTTTTCAGGGTCCTTCCCTGATGTAGAGATGGGAAAAGAATACAAATCTGATAGCAGCACTATTTCTTCTAATTTAAGTATAATGCTATCATACCACAAGCATGCATTTGGGCTCGGTGAGCATTATAACTCGGTTGTCCGGAGTTTATCCTGA